The DNA sequence CCGAATATATCACATGGCCTGCCCCCGTTCTGGCGCGGCGGCCCCCCGATAAGAAAGATTATCTGAAAGATGGAAAAAGTGCCGATGACTTCCGGCAGCCATGAGGTTCTGGAAGCTGAGCTTAAAAAACGGAAAAACACAGATCGCCTGAGCATTATCGCGGCGATTGCGGAGGCGCGTGCCCATGGCGACCTTTCAGAGAACGCGGAATATCACGCGGCGAAAGAGGCGCAGGGTCACAATGAAGCTCGCATTCACGAGTTGGAAGACAAGCTCGCCCGCGCAGAGGTGATCGACCCTTCAAGTCTTTCTGGGGATACGGTCAAATTTGGCGCCACGGTTACCGTGGTGGACGAAGACACGGATGACGAAAAAACCTATCAGATCGTCGGCGATGACGAAGCTGATGTGTCGCTCGGGAAAATCTCCATCTCTTCCCCCATTGCGCGCGCCATGATCAGCAAGGAAGTTGGCGACAGCGTTGAGGTAAACACGCCAGGCGGCGGCAAGTCCTACGAAATTCTCGCCATCGCCTACAAATAAGCAATTTCACACCTATCTATTGGCATGAGCATTTTCAACAAAAGTTGTTAGACTTTTGGGGTTTGAAAATGCGACCAAACAGCAATCCAGAGCCGTGGGACCCCCCGCGGCTCTTGTCTTATGGAGTCTCAAATGTCCGACACAAGCGCACCTACTTTGGAAGAGAGCTTCCCCATTCCCGGCAGTGAGGAAGAACCAAATTCTCTGCGCATGCTGGGATGGAAGCTGCTCGATTGGGACCCGGAAGCGCAGAAGATCAAAGTCGGGTTTGAGACACGCAAGGAATTCCGCAACCCCGGCGGGGTAATCCAAGGCGGCATTATCGCCGCCATGATCGACGATGCATTTGGGCCTATGTGCATTATGGCATCGGGTCGCACAAAACGCCCGCTCACCCTGGATCTCAATGTGAGCTATCTGGCAGCCGGCAACCACGGAAAGTTCATCTGCGAAGCCCGCATTATCCGCCAGGGCAAGTCCATTTCCTTCGTCGAAGGCGAACTGTTTGATGCATCCGGCGAACTGGT is a window from the Rhodobiaceae bacterium genome containing:
- the greA gene encoding transcription elongation factor GreA, with the translated sequence MTSGSHEVLEAELKKRKNTDRLSIIAAIAEARAHGDLSENAEYHAAKEAQGHNEARIHELEDKLARAEVIDPSSLSGDTVKFGATVTVVDEDTDDEKTYQIVGDDEADVSLGKISISSPIARAMISKEVGDSVEVNTPGGGKSYEILAIAYK